A region from the Salifodinibacter halophilus genome encodes:
- a CDS encoding 3-deoxy-D-manno-octulosonic acid transferase encodes MTRSSIDGLSFRALHLVYATLWRGALPFVLARLWWRGRRNPAYRRGWLERFGFAPTAQATNPIWIHAVSVGETAAAAPLIEALLDRPASVLLTVATPTGANKAKQIFGARVVICYLPLDTPGATRRFLARIQPRLGVIIETEIWPNLLYNAWRSSVPIIYANARLSAGSFAGYRRARRLLCPLLATTRLIATQTPDDAKRFHCLAPDAGQIKCIGNLKYDANPLPPDVWAHARTLRARLGRGPIVLGASTHPGEEAILLDAFACLREAIPDAQLLIAPRHPERFDQAVEYCHERGFNVARTSTDNAQPLDTAVVVGDEMGALTRYYAAADVAVLGATFTPIGGHNPIEAFLAECPIIVGPYRARITEIVTAFEHALVPIDRVDNLAEQLLALIQSDQQRQTLSQRATKTLALQRGATERVLERIQALLDE; translated from the coding sequence GTGACCCGATCTTCCATCGATGGCCTTTCATTCCGGGCACTTCACCTGGTTTACGCCACGCTGTGGCGAGGCGCGCTGCCGTTCGTTCTGGCGCGGCTTTGGTGGCGTGGGCGACGCAACCCCGCCTACCGCCGCGGGTGGCTCGAACGATTCGGGTTCGCGCCGACAGCGCAGGCAACGAATCCGATCTGGATACACGCTGTGTCGGTGGGGGAAACCGCCGCTGCAGCCCCATTGATCGAGGCATTGCTCGATCGCCCGGCGTCAGTTTTGCTGACCGTCGCCACCCCCACAGGCGCGAATAAGGCGAAACAAATTTTCGGCGCGCGCGTCGTTATCTGTTATCTACCACTGGACACACCCGGCGCCACTCGCCGTTTTTTAGCCCGGATCCAGCCGCGACTCGGTGTCATCATTGAAACCGAGATCTGGCCCAACCTGTTGTACAACGCTTGGCGCTCCAGCGTTCCCATCATTTATGCCAACGCTCGCTTATCAGCAGGCTCGTTCGCTGGCTACCGTCGCGCGCGACGATTGCTCTGTCCGCTACTTGCGACAACGCGTCTGATCGCGACACAAACGCCGGATGACGCCAAACGCTTTCATTGCCTCGCCCCTGACGCAGGGCAAATCAAGTGTATCGGCAATCTGAAATACGACGCCAACCCCCTGCCGCCCGACGTCTGGGCACACGCGCGCACGCTTCGGGCACGCCTTGGCCGTGGCCCAATCGTGCTGGGGGCGAGCACTCATCCCGGTGAAGAGGCCATCCTCCTCGACGCCTTCGCCTGCCTGCGGGAGGCCATACCAGACGCACAACTTCTTATCGCCCCCCGGCATCCGGAACGGTTCGATCAGGCCGTCGAGTATTGTCACGAGCGCGGCTTCAATGTCGCCCGGACTAGCACCGATAACGCACAACCACTGGATACAGCGGTCGTCGTCGGCGATGAAATGGGCGCGTTAACGCGGTATTACGCTGCCGCTGATGTGGCCGTGCTCGGTGCGACTTTCACGCCGATTGGCGGCCATAACCCGATCGAAGCCTTCCTGGCCGAATGCCCCATCATTGTCGGCCCTTATCGCGCACGGATAACCGAGATCGTGACAGCATTCGAACACGCGCTGGTCCCCATCGATCGCGTGGATAATTTAGCTGAGCAACTTCTGGCTTTGATACAAAGCGATCAACAACGCCAAACGCTTAGTCAACGAGCCACTAAAACTCTGGCGCTACAACGTGGCGCCACCGAGCGCGTGCTTGAAAGGATCCAAGCGTTGCTCGACGAGTAG
- a CDS encoding glycosyltransferase family 9 protein — MSEVAPQRILIVRLSAIGDVVMASGMIRALRRRYPRARLVWLTGPGPDALLRANDELDEVIVWHRHVWRDHLRRGRWLQLAGECRQLIATLRRRQFDTAIDAQGLLKSGVWAWLSGASVRLGLGSKEGSQWLMSRVVERSTDEACFGSEYIDAVRALGASPMAFTPHIATAAADRDTATAKLKAHLGDRPYIALAPFTTRPQKHWFDRYWHTLIERLIVEDGWSVIVLGGPDDGEAGDIMVSAAASYGRATAVNLAGKTTLPETMAIIDQAYQVIGVDTGVTHMGTASGRPTLALFGSTRPYTAPSIASTRVLFQPMTCAPCHKHPTCGGRFTCMAELTPDIVLSAARWQLAEDTH; from the coding sequence TTGAGCGAGGTTGCGCCCCAACGGATACTGATTGTGCGCTTGTCGGCGATCGGTGATGTGGTCATGGCATCGGGCATGATACGTGCACTCCGGCGCCGTTATCCCCGAGCACGCCTGGTCTGGTTGACCGGCCCTGGGCCGGATGCGTTGCTGCGCGCCAACGATGAGCTCGACGAGGTGATCGTCTGGCACAGGCACGTCTGGCGGGATCATCTACGTCGCGGCCGATGGCTACAGTTGGCTGGTGAATGTCGGCAGTTGATTGCGACGTTGCGTCGGCGGCAGTTCGATACTGCAATCGACGCCCAAGGCTTGTTGAAAAGCGGGGTTTGGGCGTGGCTGAGCGGGGCATCGGTTCGGCTAGGTCTCGGCTCGAAAGAAGGCAGTCAGTGGCTTATGTCACGCGTGGTCGAGCGTTCGACCGACGAGGCGTGTTTCGGATCGGAGTACATCGATGCGGTGCGCGCACTTGGCGCATCGCCTATGGCGTTTACACCGCATATTGCCACCGCCGCGGCTGATCGCGACACCGCGACAGCCAAGCTCAAAGCGCATCTCGGTGACCGGCCTTACATCGCGCTGGCGCCATTTACCACACGGCCACAGAAACACTGGTTCGACCGTTACTGGCACACACTGATTGAGCGATTGATAGTCGAGGATGGATGGTCGGTTATTGTGCTGGGTGGACCGGACGACGGTGAAGCCGGCGATATAATGGTATCCGCTGCCGCCTCGTATGGTCGAGCCACGGCGGTTAATCTTGCGGGTAAAACGACGCTACCGGAAACCATGGCGATCATTGACCAAGCCTATCAGGTCATTGGCGTCGATACCGGCGTGACGCACATGGGAACGGCGTCCGGGCGGCCGACGCTTGCTCTTTTTGGTTCGACTCGCCCTTACACCGCGCCAAGCATCGCCAGCACGCGGGTTTTGTTTCAGCCGATGACGTGCGCGCCGTGCCACAAGCATCCGACTTGCGGTGGGCGCTTCACCTGCATGGCTGAATTGACGCCCGACATTGTATTGTCGGCCGCACGCTGGCAACTGGCTGAGGACACGCATTGA
- a CDS encoding glycosyltransferase produces the protein MNILHVETGRHAYGGPAQVELLMADLCRRGERNILLCCRGAAIAANQDAAVVLDKPIAGDLDVRLAFWVWQAVRRYGIDVVHIHSRRGADVWGGIGARLAATPAIVTRRVDNPEWATLARWKYALYDRVVVISSAVEAEIHRVGIGSARSLRIPDAVDATTFRARSHNDTVRAELGVPPGALCIGMVAQFIERKGHRELIAALSTVVQSRPDVCVVLCGQGPLRPAIERAVDEAGLASWVSFAGFREDMSCVMPAFDMLVHPARREGLGVVLLQAGACGVPVVAARAGGIVDVVLDGETGLLVMPGDSAALAEAITTLGNDRVRRVRMGEKARARVAEVFEPQQVGERYVALYRQLTSGTA, from the coding sequence TTGAACATCTTGCACGTCGAGACCGGTCGCCATGCATACGGTGGCCCGGCTCAGGTCGAGTTGCTGATGGCTGATCTATGCCGGCGTGGCGAGCGCAACATATTGCTGTGCTGCCGCGGTGCGGCCATCGCAGCGAATCAGGACGCGGCTGTTGTGCTCGATAAGCCGATCGCCGGTGACCTCGATGTACGCTTGGCGTTCTGGGTCTGGCAAGCGGTCCGTCGCTATGGCATCGATGTCGTGCATATTCACAGCCGGCGAGGGGCCGATGTATGGGGTGGCATCGGAGCTCGCCTCGCGGCAACGCCGGCGATCGTCACACGGCGTGTCGATAATCCGGAATGGGCCACTCTTGCGCGTTGGAAATACGCGCTCTATGACCGCGTCGTCGTCATTTCGAGCGCGGTTGAAGCTGAAATTCATCGTGTCGGTATCGGCAGCGCCCGAAGCTTGCGGATCCCCGATGCCGTCGATGCGACGACGTTCCGAGCGCGATCCCATAACGACACAGTGCGCGCAGAATTGGGCGTGCCCCCGGGCGCGCTTTGTATCGGCATGGTGGCGCAGTTTATCGAACGCAAAGGTCATCGAGAGCTGATTGCTGCGTTGTCGACGGTTGTTCAAAGTCGGCCGGACGTGTGCGTCGTGCTGTGTGGTCAAGGGCCGCTGCGGCCGGCGATCGAGCGGGCGGTGGACGAGGCTGGACTGGCGTCATGGGTCTCGTTTGCGGGATTTCGAGAGGATATGTCGTGTGTGATGCCAGCATTCGACATGCTGGTTCACCCGGCTCGGCGCGAGGGACTCGGTGTTGTTTTGTTACAGGCTGGCGCTTGTGGCGTGCCCGTGGTTGCCGCGCGCGCAGGCGGCATTGTGGATGTGGTGCTCGATGGTGAAACCGGTTTGCTTGTGATGCCCGGCGACTCGGCGGCGTTGGCGGAAGCGATCACAACACTTGGTAATGACCGTGTCAGGCGTGTCCGCATGGGCGAAAAGGCGCGTGCAAGAGTTGCCGAGGTGTTCGAGCCGCAACAGGTAGGTGAGCGCTACGTCGCCCTTTATCGACAACTCACGTCGGGCACTGCATAA